DNA from Amycolatopsis sp. DSM 110486:
CGCGACTTCGCCACCCAGAAGGGTGCGTTGATCGGTTTCTGCCTGCTCGCCGTGACCGTCGTCGTCGCGATCCTGCTACCCCTGATCAGCGACTCCGACGGTCTCGACGTCACCAAGGCCACCGGCCGTCCCCTCAGCCCACCGGACGGGCAGTTCTGGCTCGGCACCGACATCGACGGCCGCTCCGTGCTGCTCATGACGATCTGGGGCACCCGGCTCTCGCTGCTCGTCGGATTCTCCGCCACCGTGCTGAGCGTGCTGATCGGTGCGATCGTCGGCATCGCCGCCGCGCACTTCGGCGGCTGGTTCTCGGCGATCCTGCTGCGATTCACCGACTTCTTCCTCGTGCTGCCCTCGCTGATCCTCGCGATCGCGCTCTCGGCGGTGCTGCCGCAGAGCCCGCGCACGATCATCCTCGCCATCGGCCTCACCGCCTGGCCCAGCACCGCCCGGCTCGTGCGCGCCCAGACCCTCACCATCGAGAGCCGCCCCTACATCGAGCGCGCCCGTGCTCTCGGCGGCGGCCACCTCCACGTCATCGGCCGGCACGTGCTGCCCGGCGTGCTGCCGCTCGTGCTCGCCAACACCACCCTGGTCGTCGGCAACGCCGTGATCGCCGACGCGACCCTAGCGTTCCTCGGCGTCGGCGACCCGAACGCCATCTCCTGGGGCGCGATGCTCCAGACCGCCCTCTCCACCGGCGCCGTCACCCGCGGAGCCTGGTGGAACCTGCTGCCGCCGGGCATCGCGATCGTGCTCGTCGTGCTGTTTTTCACCCTGGTCGGGCGCGGGCTGGAGACGGTGCTGAACCCGAGGCTCAAAGGACAACACCAGTGACCGCCCTGCTCGAACTCAAGAACCTCGGCGTCACCTACCGCACCGGCGGCGGCGACATCTCCGCCGTCCGCGGCGTCGACCTGCGTCTCGAAGCGGGCGGCACGCTCGGCGTGGCGGGGGAGTCCGGCTCGGGCAAGTCCACCGTCGCCATGAGTGTCCTGCGGCTGCTCCCGCGCAGCGCCAACGTGACCGGTGAAATCCTGCTCGACGGCGAAGACGTGAGCACCATGCGCTGGGGCCGGTTGCGCACCGTGCGCTGGGCCGAGGCGTCGGTGGTGTTCCAGGGCGCCATGCACGCGCTCAACCCCGTGCGCCGCGTCGGCGAGCAGATCGCCGAACCCCTGCGCCTGCACCCACCCGAGACCGGCGCGCTCAGCGAGACCCAGGTGAAAGCCCGCGTCGCCGAGCTGCTCGAACAGGTGGACCTGCCGACCTCGCGCGCCGGCGCCTACCCGCACGAGCTGTCCGGCGGGCAGAAGCAGCGCGTGATGATCGCGATGGCCCTGGCCTGCTCACCCCGCCTGGTGATCGCCGACGAGCCCACCACCGCGCTCGACGTGATCGTGCAGGCCCAGGTGCTGGCGCTGCTGTCGAAGCTCGTGGCCGAACAGGACATCGGGCTCGTCATGATCAGCCACGACCTGTCCGTGCTCGCCGCCACCTGCGACCGCATCGCCGTGATGTACGACGGGCAGCTCGTCGAAGAACGCCCCAGCGCCGAGCTCATGGCCGACCCGCACCACGAACACAGCCGCGCGCTCGCCGCCGCGTTCCCCACCGTCGGCGACCCCGTGTCCCGCTTCGCCCCGGCCACCAGCACCCCGCTGCCCCCCGAACCCGAACACCGCGCCGGGCCCGACGACACGCCGCCGCTCGAAGCCGAGAACCTCCACGTGAGCTTCCGCGACCGCACCGGCAAGCGCATCCACGCCGTCAACGGCGTCGACCTCACCGTGCGCCGCGACGAGATCGTGGCCTTGGTCGGCCAGTCCGGCTCCGGCAAGACCACGCTCGCGCGCACACTGCTCGGCCTGCAGAAAGCCGACTCCGGCGCGGTCCGCCACGACGGCAAACCCATCCCCGCCGGGGGTGCCGCGCTGCGCGCGTACCGGCGCAAGGTCCAGCTCGTGCTGCAGGACCCCACCAGCGCGCTCAACCCGGCCCACACCGTCTACGAAGCCGTCGCGGAAGGCCCGCGCATCCACGGCCTGCCCGCCGAACGCGAGACCGTGCTCAAGGCCCTGGAGGCGGCGGAGCTGCGGCCCCCGGAGAAGTTCCTCGACCGCCTGCCCCACGAGCTCTCCGGCGGCCAGCGCCAGCGCGTGGTCATCGCCGGTGCCCTCGCGCTCGAACCCGCCGTGCTCGTGGCCGACGAACCCGTCGCCTCGCTCGACGCGTCCGTGCGCGGCGAGATCCTCGCGCTGCTGCTGCGGCTGCGGCGCGAGCTCGGCCTCGCCGGGCTCGTGATCACTCACGACCTGGGCCTGGCCTGGAACATCGCCGACCGCGTCGCCGTGATGTACCGGGGCGAGCTCGTCGAAACGGGCACCGTCGAACAGGTCCTGCTCGACCCCCGGCACGAGTACACGCGCTCCCTGCTCGCCGCCCTGCCCGGCGGCACGGCCCAGCGCGCGACCAGCGGCAGCTGAGCGTTCCGGACAGCTTCCGGAAAAACCGACGTTCACCACCCACGGGCGGAAGATTCACCCGGACCGCACGCCGGCCATCCGAACAGGTGCGCGAAATGGCATCGGTGCGGGAGCCCGTGCGGTGAGGCGAAGATTCACCCGGTAATCTCCTGGATCGAAATGGCGACCACCACCGACTCCGCGCAGCCGTCCGCGATCAGCGCCCCGGACGCGCGATTCCTCACGCCCTCGCGGTTCCCATACCGCACGATCGCGATGGGCACCATCGGGACCACGCTGCTCATGCTCGCCGCGCTCGGCGCCGGCGGGATCCTGATCCGCGACCCCGTCCTCGGCCACGGGCCCCTCTCGTGGATCCGCTACGGCCACGGCCGCGCGCTCGCCAACGCACTGCTCTACCTCGGCTTCGCGCTCGTCGTCTGGGCCTGGGTCCGCCTCGGCCGCTACGTGCTCGCCGGCCGCATCGGCAGCAAACCGATCCTCATCGCCGCGCTGTGCTGGATGGCGCCCCTGCTGGTGTCGCCGCCGCTGTTCACCCGCGACGTCTTCTCCTACCTCGGCCAGGGCGCGCAGCTGCTCTACGGGCTCGACCCGTACGCCAACGGCCCCGCCGAGCTCGACGTGCTCCCCAACGTGGTGCAGAACGTCCACCCGCTGTGGCAGACCACGCCCGCCCCGTATGGGCCGCTGTTCCTGCTGATCTCCAAGGGCATCGTGTCCATCACGCAGGACAACATGATCGCCGGCGTGATCCTCACCCGCGTCGTGCTGCTCGTCGGCCTCGGCATGACCCTGTGGGCGCTGCCGCGGCTCGTGAAGCACCTCGGCGGCAAGCTGCCCGTGGCGCTGTGGCTCGCGGTCGCCAGCCCGATGATGGTCATCCACCTCTTCGGCGGCCCGCACAACGACCTCATGATGCTCGGGTTCCTCACCACCGGCGTCCTCGCCGCGCTCGAACGCAAGTACATCGTCGCCGTCGTGCTCGTCACCATCGGCATGCTGATCAAACCGACCGCCGCCGTCGCGCTGCCCTTCCTCGTGTGGATGTGGGCCGCGAACATGACCGGCGAGTCGAAGGTCAAGAACTTCTTCAAGGCCGGCGCCGCGTCCGTCGGGCTTTTCCTGCCCGTGTTCGTCGCCGGCACGTGGCTCTCACTGGGCTCGCTCAACCTCGGCTGGTGGTCGGGCCTCGCGGCGCCCCAGCTCATCGCCAACTGGCTCAACTTCCCGACCGGCATCGGCGAAGCCGTGTACAACCTCGTGCACCTCGTCGCCAACGTCCAGGCCTCGCCGTTCGTCACCGTCGCCCGCGCGATCGCCATGCTCGGCCTCGCCGCCTTCGGCATCCGCCAATGGTGGCTCGCCCGCGAAGGCGGCGCCAAGGCCGTCTACCGCGCCGCGATCACCCTGCTGGCCGTCGCGATCCTCATGCCGCCCACCCTGCCGTGGTACCTCACATGGGGCTTCGTGCTGATTTCCGCGTTCCCCTGGGGACGCCGCAACCTCTCCGCCGTGGTCGCCGTCTCGGTCTTCGTGACCCTCGTGTACTACCCGACCGGCGAGCAGGCCCTGTACGACTGGTGGTTCATCGCGATCGTCGTGGTGGTGAGCCTCTACGCGGCCGCGTCGCTGCTGCGCCCGGACCCGCTGGGCCTCATCGCGGCGTGGCGGCGACCGCGGGAAGAGAAGTTCCTCCCCGCAGCTCCTGCCGCTCCTGCTGCTTCCCCTGCTTCCCAGGACTAAGACCGCGCGAGCGCCTCGGCGAACACCGGGGCGACTTTCTTCAACACGGACTGGCCCGCCTTGTCGACCCAGTCGATGTTCTTGAACACGAGCGCCTCGGCACGATCACCCTTGCCCAGCACCAGCACGCAGATCCGCACCCCGATGGGTTCGGTCGGCGCCGCGCAGAACCCGTACTGCGCATCCGCCACCTTCGGCGCCGTGAACTCGCTGACCGACGCGAAATCAAGGTGCTGCACCGTCACGTGGCCACAGGCGAGCGCCTTTTTCACGCCATCCACGACCTGAGCACCGGTGTAACCGTCGTACTCGGCCACGAGCTGCGCGATCTCCCCGCTGCGATCGCTCGAATGCGCCTGGGCGCCCAGCTTGGCTTTCGCGTCCCACGGCTGCGCCGCACCGCAGGCATTCACCAGCCGCAGCGGCGTGGTCTCGCCGATGATGTACTCGACTGGCTGCACGTACTCGTCCTGCCCGACCTTCGCCAGTTCGTCGTCGGTCGGCAGCAGCCGCTCCAAGGTCGGCGGATGCACCACCGGCGAAGGCGGCGCACTGCTCGACACGGGCGGCGCCTTCGGCATCACGCTGGGCGGCGCCGTCGCCGCGCCGGACGAACACCCCGCGACCAGGACCGCGAGACCGGACACCACCGCCGTTTTCCACAAAATCCGTCTGTGCACGCACCAAGATCGTCGATCACCCGGTGATCGTTACCGGTCCTTCGTGAAGGCCCCGGCGAACATCGGCAGCGTGGTCAGCAGGCTCTTCTTCGCCTTGCCGGGTTTCAATCCCTCGTCGTTCACTTCGCTGGATTGGAGGGCCTCTGCCGATCGCCGTGCGCGAGGAACAGAAAGCACTTGCGAGCATCGGGCGCGTCGGTGGCGGCGCCGCAGAACCCGTACTGCGCGTCGACCCCAGGGAGAGCGGGGGCGGAGAAGGTTTCGTCCACCTTGAAATCCTCCACGGCCTTGTCCCACGACTCCATCGCCACGTTCTTGCACGCGACGATGAGCTTCTTCGGGTACGCGACGCTGATGATCGACTGGGCCGGCGTCTCCAGCGCGAACCCGGTCGGCAGCAAGATCGTCGATCACCCGGCGATCGTCAGCCGCCGTCGTCACACCGTTATGCGAAGGACCAGCCGTGCCACGAACGGACGGTCGTGAGGATCACGGCGTGCTCCGGCGGGCGCTCGGCGTACTGCGGGTACTTCGCCACCAGCCACGACACCGGCTCGGCCCGCGCGGCCGGATCCAGCACGCGCGCGACGCCGTCCGCCCGCGCCCACCACAGCTGGGACCAGTCGTCGGAGTAGGCGTCGACCAGGAAGGACACCGACGGGTTCTCCGCGATGTTCGCCAGGCGTCGCAACGAGGTCGTCGACTTCGGTTTGTGGTCCACGGCGAAGGCGATCTCGTCGCCGGACACCGCGAAGGTCACCGGTACCAGGTGCGGGACGCCGGCAGCCGAGACGGTCGCCAGGCGGGCCACCCGAGCGGCGGCAAATCTGGTGCGAGCCTCAAAACCGGAAAGCCGCATGATCAGGCCAGCGCGGGGGAGTCGAGAGTCAGCGTGCCCAGCTCCGTGTCCAGCGAAGCCCGCGCGCCCAGCGGCAAGGTCGGCGACGACGCCACGTGGCCGAACCCGAAGTCGCCCAGCACGGGGATCCCCAAAGGCGTCAAGCGGTCCAGCACCAGCGACCGGATCTCGGCCGGGTCGCCGCACGCGGCCCACGAACCCAGCACCACGCCCCGCGCCCCGGCGAACCAGCCCGAGCGCAGCAGCTGCGTCAGCATCCGGTCGATCCGGTAGACGCTCTCGGTCACGTCCTCCAGCAGCACGATCCCGTCCTCGGCCGACCCCCGCTCGGCCGTGCCGAGCCCAGCCGCGAGCAGCGACAGGTTCCCGCCCACCAGCACCCCCGACGCGCGGCCCGGCACGAGCACGTCCGCCTCCGGTGCCCGCAGCACACGCGTGCGCTCCGGTTCGAACAGCGTGCGGCGCAGGTGCTCGGCCGCGGTCTCGTCGAACAAGACCGAAGCGGGCATCGGCGAGAACAGCGTGTCCAGGTCCAGGTGCGTGGCCACGGCGCGGTGCAGCGCCGTCACGTCGGACGAGCCCGCCAGCACCTTCGGGCCGGCAGCCCGCAACGCCGCCCAGTCGATCAGGTCGAGCATCCGCTGCGAGCCGTACCCGCCGCGGGCCGCGAGTACGCACGAGACCTCCGGGTCGAGCCACGCGGCCGTGAACTCCGCGGCCCGCACCTGGTCCGGCGCCGACAGGTAGCCCGACGTCGAGCCGTGCACCGCCTCGCCGACCCGCACCTTCACGCCCCAGCCGCGCAGCACCGGGAGCGCCGCGTCGAGCAGGTCCGGCGCCACGGGACCGGACGGCGCCACCAGCGCCACCGTGTCCCCGGGCGCCAGCCGCGGTGGTCTCATCGGGACAGCTCCAGCTTCGCCACGTCCGGCGTCGCGAACCCGAACACCTGGCCGTAGAACGACAGCTCGGCCTCCAGCGCCGTCACGATCGTCTCCGCCCGCCGGAACCCGTGCTGCTCACCCGGGAACCGCAGGTAGGCGTGGCCGACGCCGCTGCCGGCCAGCCCGGCGACGAACCGGTCCGCCTGTTCCGGCGGGCAGATCTGGTCCTCCAGCCCCTGCAGGAACAGCACCGGCCCCGCCAGCGAACCCGCGTGCGTGATCGGCGAGCGCTCCCGGTAGCGCTGCTCGGTCTCCGGGTACGGCCCGACCAGTCCCACCAGGTACTGCGACTCGAAGTCGTGCGTCTCGCCGCCCGCTCCCGTCCACGTGGCGAGGTCCAGGATCGGGAACTTCACCGTCGCCGCCGCGTACGTGCGGGTCATCGTGATCGACGCCGCCGACGTGAACCCGCCCGCACTGCCGCCCCGGATCCCCAGCCGCGCGCCGTCGGCGGCGCCCTCGGCCACGAGCGCCTCGGCCACCGCCACGCAATCGCCGACGTCCACCACACCCCACTGCTCGCGCAGCCGCTCCCGGAACGCCCGCC
Protein-coding regions in this window:
- a CDS encoding ABC transporter permease; this translates as MTTSAPTETSRAITWRRRRAAVARTWRDFATQKGALIGFCLLAVTVVVAILLPLISDSDGLDVTKATGRPLSPPDGQFWLGTDIDGRSVLLMTIWGTRLSLLVGFSATVLSVLIGAIVGIAAAHFGGWFSAILLRFTDFFLVLPSLILAIALSAVLPQSPRTIILAIGLTAWPSTARLVRAQTLTIESRPYIERARALGGGHLHVIGRHVLPGVLPLVLANTTLVVGNAVIADATLAFLGVGDPNAISWGAMLQTALSTGAVTRGAWWNLLPPGIAIVLVVLFFTLVGRGLETVLNPRLKGQHQ
- the nikE gene encoding ABC transporter ATP-binding protein, yielding MTALLELKNLGVTYRTGGGDISAVRGVDLRLEAGGTLGVAGESGSGKSTVAMSVLRLLPRSANVTGEILLDGEDVSTMRWGRLRTVRWAEASVVFQGAMHALNPVRRVGEQIAEPLRLHPPETGALSETQVKARVAELLEQVDLPTSRAGAYPHELSGGQKQRVMIAMALACSPRLVIADEPTTALDVIVQAQVLALLSKLVAEQDIGLVMISHDLSVLAATCDRIAVMYDGQLVEERPSAELMADPHHEHSRALAAAFPTVGDPVSRFAPATSTPLPPEPEHRAGPDDTPPLEAENLHVSFRDRTGKRIHAVNGVDLTVRRDEIVALVGQSGSGKTTLARTLLGLQKADSGAVRHDGKPIPAGGAALRAYRRKVQLVLQDPTSALNPAHTVYEAVAEGPRIHGLPAERETVLKALEAAELRPPEKFLDRLPHELSGGQRQRVVIAGALALEPAVLVADEPVASLDASVRGEILALLLRLRRELGLAGLVITHDLGLAWNIADRVAVMYRGELVETGTVEQVLLDPRHEYTRSLLAALPGGTAQRATSGS
- the mptB gene encoding polyprenol phosphomannose-dependent alpha 1,6 mannosyltransferase MptB, which codes for MATTTDSAQPSAISAPDARFLTPSRFPYRTIAMGTIGTTLLMLAALGAGGILIRDPVLGHGPLSWIRYGHGRALANALLYLGFALVVWAWVRLGRYVLAGRIGSKPILIAALCWMAPLLVSPPLFTRDVFSYLGQGAQLLYGLDPYANGPAELDVLPNVVQNVHPLWQTTPAPYGPLFLLISKGIVSITQDNMIAGVILTRVVLLVGLGMTLWALPRLVKHLGGKLPVALWLAVASPMMVIHLFGGPHNDLMMLGFLTTGVLAALERKYIVAVVLVTIGMLIKPTAAVALPFLVWMWAANMTGESKVKNFFKAGAASVGLFLPVFVAGTWLSLGSLNLGWWSGLAAPQLIANWLNFPTGIGEAVYNLVHLVANVQASPFVTVARAIAMLGLAAFGIRQWWLAREGGAKAVYRAAITLLAVAILMPPTLPWYLTWGFVLISAFPWGRRNLSAVVAVSVFVTLVYYPTGEQALYDWWFIAIVVVVSLYAAASLLRPDPLGLIAAWRRPREEKFLPAAPAAPAASPASQD
- a CDS encoding TIGR03668 family PPOX class F420-dependent oxidoreductase, producing the protein MRLSGFEARTRFAAARVARLATVSAAGVPHLVPVTFAVSGDEIAFAVDHKPKSTTSLRRLANIAENPSVSFLVDAYSDDWSQLWWARADGVARVLDPAARAEPVSWLVAKYPQYAERPPEHAVILTTVRSWHGWSFA
- a CDS encoding LD-carboxypeptidase, yielding MRPPRLAPGDTVALVAPSGPVAPDLLDAALPVLRGWGVKVRVGEAVHGSTSGYLSAPDQVRAAEFTAAWLDPEVSCVLAARGGYGSQRMLDLIDWAALRAAGPKVLAGSSDVTALHRAVATHLDLDTLFSPMPASVLFDETAAEHLRRTLFEPERTRVLRAPEADVLVPGRASGVLVGGNLSLLAAGLGTAERGSAEDGIVLLEDVTESVYRIDRMLTQLLRSGWFAGARGVVLGSWAACGDPAEIRSLVLDRLTPLGIPVLGDFGFGHVASSPTLPLGARASLDTELGTLTLDSPALA